Proteins encoded in a region of the Xiphophorus couchianus chromosome 11, X_couchianus-1.0, whole genome shotgun sequence genome:
- the or30bu1 gene encoding odorant receptor 104-1: protein MAQVEENYTEVSTFIIVGFPGLQLEYFHMVAWFLFILYVTIVTGNLVLVVMFALEHSLQKPMYIIMVSLALSDIGFTTVALPKLIARYWWNDASIGFYTCHFQRHMIHYFGSLNSLIMLTMSVDRYLAVSFPLRYPMLMTAPTMTILTVFSWLVAHIFPGVTSINFIQISFCGSNQIIQAFCETLSLAALACGDKRYLSMASYATAMFILLVPLIFVISSYFCIIISVFHMTSGQGRRKTLSTCATQGCIISIYYIPRFFTYSAPHIPNMKMTPDSQIATTFFYSFFPPLINPFVYCLRTKEIKAILSRWVQRLQVFQPKSSKTATVPKVK from the exons ATGGCTCAAGTGGAAGAGAACTACACTGAAGTGTCAACCTTTATTATTGTGGGCTTTCCAGGTCTGCAGCTGGAGTATTTTCACATGGTGGCATGGTTTTTGTTCATCCTCTATGTGACCATAGTGACGGGAAACCTGGTGTTGGTGGTGATGTTTGCTCTGGAGCACAGTCTCCAGAAGCCCATGTACATTATCATGGTCAGCCTGGCTCTCTCAGACATTG gctTTACCACAGTGGCTTTACCAAAACTTATTGCTCGCTATTGGTGGAATGATGCGAGTATTGGCTTTTACACATGCCATTTCCAAAGACACATGATCCACTATTTTGGGAGTTTGAACTCCCTGATTATGCTGACCATGTCTGTGGATCGGTATCTGGCCGTCTCTTTTCCTCTCAG atatcCCATGCTGATGACGGCCCCAACTATGACAATCCTGACAGTTTTCTCCTGGTTAGTGGCACACATCTTCCCTGGTGTCACCTCCATTAACTTTATCCAGATATCTTTTTGTGGATCAAACCAAATCATACAGGCCTTTTGTGAGACCTTATCCCTTGCCGCTCTTGCATGTGGGGATAAACGTTATCTTTCCATGGCTTCATATGCTACTGCAATGTTTATTCTTCTTGTTCCTTTGATCTTTGTGATATCCTCCTACTTTTGCATCATAATCTCAGTCTTTCACATGACCAGCGGACAG GGCAGAAGGAAGACCTTATCGACGTGTGCCACCCAAGGCTGCATCATTTCAATCTACTACATACCACGGTTCTTCACCTACTCCGCACCACACATTCCTAACATGAAGATGACCCCGGACAGCCAAATAGCCACAACATTTTTCTACAGCTTCTTCCCTCCGCTCATAAACCCGTTTGTGTACTGTCTGAGAACCAAGGAGATCAAGGCAATATTGAGCCGCTGGGTTCAGAGATTACAGGTTTTTCAGCCAAAGTCCAGCAAAACGGCCACTGTTcccaaagtaaaatga
- the LOC114152528 gene encoding olfactory receptor 6C4-like: MDLFNPALEENITFVRPAYFIIAGFIGIPNVNFYFVFLLFVYVLSVVGNGTVLTLIIMDHTLKGPKYVAVFSLALTDILSSTAFLPKIIDMFLFDRRYISYNECLTFMFFGFTLLAMQCFNLVALSYDRLIAIMYPLHYQVKVTQRFMINLIAFLWIFTITIFLIAVGFITRLSFCKSVVINSYFCDHGPLYRLGCNDVSPSFAIGILFTVIMLWIPLAFILATYCCIVYALSKISTVQERRKAFKTCTGHLSLVTIYFLPITLVFGIGSQMHPNARIINLSLTTIIPPMLNPIIYVFQTQEIKQALNKFIKKTRR, encoded by the coding sequence ATGGATCTTTTCAATCCAGCTCTTGAGGAAAACATCACCTTTGTCCGTCCTGCATATTTTATTATAGCAGGTTTTATTGGCATTCCTAATGTGAACTTCTACTTTgtctttctgttgtttgtttatgttcttTCAGTGGTAGGAAATGGAACTGTGCTGACTCTCATAATTATGGATCATACTCTGAAAGGTCCGAAATATGTTGCAGTTTTCAGTCTTGCTCTAACTGACATCTTAAGCAGTACAGcttttttaccaaaaatcaTTGACATGTTCCTGTTTGATCGTCGCTATATTTCGTACAATGAATGCTTGACCTTCATGTTTTTTGGCTTCACACTACTTGCAATGCAATGTTTTAACCTGGTTGCACTGTCTTATGATAGACTGATTGCCATCATGTACCCTCTGCACTACCAAGTGAAAGTAACCCAAAGGTTTATGATCAATTTGATCgcttttttgtggatttttaccATCACTATTTTCCTCATTGCTGTTGGCTTCATCACGAGATTGTCATTCTGTAAGTCTGTGGTTATTAACAGCTACTTCTGTGACCATGGCCCTTTGTACAGACTTGGCTGTAATGATGTTTCCCCCAGCTTTGCAATTggtattttgtttacagttaTCATGCTTTGGATTCCTCTAGCATTTATCCTAGCAACTTACTGCTGTATTGTTTATGCTTTATCAAAAATTTCAACAGTGCAGGAACGAAGAAAGGCTTTTAAGACTTGCACAGGACATCTTTCATTAGTGACCATTTATTTTCTCCCCATTACTCTTGTTTTTGGAATCGGAAGCCAAATGCATCCTAATGCCAGGATCATAAACTTGTCGCTGACTACTATTATTCCACCAATGCTGAATCCcatcatttatgtttttcagacacaggaaataaaacaagcttTGAACAAGTTCATAAAGAAAACAAGGCGGTAA
- the LOC114152525 gene encoding olfactory receptor 1-like → MDSFNPFFVKNNTFIQPAYFIISGFIGLPNMKYYYVFLFFVFIISVLGNVAVMAVICLDHNLRAPKYVAVFNLAFVDLLGSCALVPKVLDIFLLNHYYVPYNDCLAFLFFCYICLSMQALNLVALCYDRLMAIMFPLHYHVKVTHKIMFSMITFFWLFVITCVLIAIGLLTRLSFCKSVVINSYFCDHGQIYKLACNDNFSNFVISQLLPFLFLWMPLIIIFSSYICIGYTLAQVVAAQERVKALRTCTAHLSLVVIYFFPILITFTMGSGIHPNARIINLSLTSVIPPLLNPVIYVLHTQEIRLSIKRILKGRNKAKIMVK, encoded by the coding sequence ATGGATtcatttaatcctttttttgtgaaaaataacacatttatcCAACCTGCCTATTTTATAATAAGTGGATTTATTGGGTTACCAAACATGAAGTATTACtatgtctttctcttttttgtatttataatcTCAGTGCTGGGAAACGTGGCTGTAATGGCTGTAATCTGTCTGGATCATAACCTCAGAGCTCCAAAGTATGTTGCAGTTTTTAACCTTGCATTTGTGGACCTCTTAGGTAGCTGTGCTCTGGTACCAAAGGTCCTTGATATCTTTTTGCTTAATCATTATTATGTCCCCTACAATGACTGCTTGGCGTTTCTGTTCTTCTGCTACATTTGCCTTTCAATGCAGGCTCTTAATCTGGTTGCTCTCTGCTACGATCGCCTGATGGCCATCATGTTTCCTCTGCACTACCATGTAAAGGTTACTCATAAGATTATGTTTTCCATGATTAcctttttttggctttttgtaATAACTTGTGTTTTAATTGCAATTGGCCTTCTTACAAGACTTTCCTTCTGCAAGTCTGTGGTTATTAACAGCTATTTTTGTGACCATGGTCAAATCTACAAGCTGGCATGCAATGacaatttttctaattttgtgatCTCGCAATTACTTCCATTTCTATTTCTTTGGATGCCTCTTATTATAATATTTTCCAGTTACATATGTATTGGGTATACTTTAGCTCAGGTGGTTGCAGCTCAGGAAAGGGTGAAGGCTCTTAGAACCTGCACAGCTCATCTCTCATTGGTAGTGATCTATTTCTTTCCAATATTGATCACGTTTACTATGGGTTCTGGCATCCATCCAAATGCCAGAATCATTAACTTGTCTTTGACCTCTGTTATTCCTCCACTGTTAAACCCAGTCATTTATGTTTTGCATACACAAGAAATAAGATTATCAATTAAAAGAATACTAAAAGGTAGGAATAAAGCTAAAATTATGgtgaaataa